A portion of the Salminus brasiliensis chromosome 9, fSalBra1.hap2, whole genome shotgun sequence genome contains these proteins:
- the ankrd46b gene encoding ankyrin repeat domain-containing protein 46: MSYVFINDSPQTSVPLLQACIDGDLPFAKRLLETGCDPNIRDNRGRTGLHLAAARGNVEICRFLHKFGADLLATDYQGNTALHLCGHVDTIQFLVSNGLKIDICNHNGSTPLVLAKRRGVNKDAIRLLEGLEEQEVKGFNRGAHSKLETMQMAESESAMESHSLLNPNLQNSEGVLSSFRSTWQEFVEDLGFWRVLLLLVVIALLSLGIAYYVSGVLPFSASQLELVH; encoded by the exons ATGTCATATGTCTTCATCAATGATTCGCCGCAGACTAGTGTACCGTTACTGCAGGCCTGCATCGATGGGGACCTGCCATTTGCGAAGCGCCTCCTGGAGACGGGCTGTGACCCCAATATCCGGGATAACCGAGGCCGCACTGGCCTTCACTTAGCAGCTGCTCGTGGCAATGTGGAGATCTGTCGCTTCTTGCACAAGTTTGGCGCAGACCTGTTGGCTACCGATTACCAAGGCAACACTGCTCTGCACCTGTGTGGACATGTGGACACTATTCAGTTTCTTGTCTCCAATGGCCTCAAGATAGATATCTG TAATCATAATGGTTCAACTCCTCTGGTGCTGGCCAAGCGGCGAGGGGTGAATAAAGATGCTATTCGACTGCTGGAGGGTCTGGAGGAGCAGGAGGTGAAAGGCTTCAACAGAGGAGCCCATTCCAAACTAGAGACCATGCAGATGGCTGAGAGTGAGAG TGCAATGGAGAGCCACTCGCTTCTTAACCCCAACCTGCAGAACAGTGAGGGTGTGCTGTCCAGCTTCCGCTCCACCTGGCAGGAGTTCGTGGAGGACCTGGGTTTCTGGAGGGTTCTCCTGCTCTTAGTGGTCATCGCTCTGCTCTCACTGGGCATCGCTTACTACGTGAGCGGCGTACTCCCCTTCTCTGCCAGCCAACTGGAGCTGGTCCACTGA
- the LOC140562144 gene encoding transmembrane protein 185A-like isoform X2, translated as MNLRGLFQDFNVSKFLIYASLLLFSVLLALRLDNVVQWSCWVVFTPIWLWKLMVVIGASVGTGVWAHNPRYRAEGETCVEFKAMLIAVGIHILLLMFEVLVCDRIERISGSSQSWLLVFMPLFFVSPLSVAACVWGFRHDRSLELEIMCSVNILQFIFIALRLDEIISWSWQCVCLCGFSCRSCAWWCSTILSGPCYFSVPLTSSQSSVVIMSPWL; from the exons ATGAATCTGAGAGGACTGTTTCAGGATTTCAATGTCAG CAAGTTCCTCATATATGCCTCCTTGTTGTTGTTCTCCGTGCTGCTGGCGCTGAGGCTGGATAATGTTGTCCAGTGGAGCTGCTGGGTTGTTTTCACTCCCATCTGGCTGTGGAAGCTCATGGTTGTCATCGGTGCATCTGTTGGTACTGGTGTATGGGCTCACAATCCACGGTACAG agcggAGGGCGAGACCTGTGTGGAATTCAAGGCCATGCTGATAGCAGTGGGCATCCACATTCTTCTGCTGATGTTTGAAGTGCTGGTGTGTGACAGGATTGAGAGGATATCTGGCTCCTCTCAGTCCTGGCTTCTCGTCTTCATGCCCCTCTTCTTCGTCTCCCCCCTGTCAGTGGCTGCCTGTGTGTGGGGATTCCGCCATGACCGGTCCCTGGAG ctggagaTTATGTGCTCAGTCAATATTCTCCAGTTTATTTTCATTGCCTTGCGTCTGGACGAGATCATCAGCTGGTCCTGGCAG tgtgtgtgcctCTGTGGATTCTCATGTCGTTCCTGTGCCTGGTGGTGCTCTACTATATTGTCTGGTCCATGCTATTTCTCCGTTCCATTGACATCATCGCAGAGCAGCGTCGTAATTATGTCACCATGGCTGTGA
- the LOC140562144 gene encoding transmembrane protein 185A-like isoform X1, protein MNLRGLFQDFNVSKFLIYASLLLFSVLLALRLDNVVQWSCWVVFTPIWLWKLMVVIGASVGTGVWAHNPRYRAEGETCVEFKAMLIAVGIHILLLMFEVLVCDRIERISGSSQSWLLVFMPLFFVSPLSVAACVWGFRHDRSLELEIMCSVNILQFIFIALRLDEIISWSWQVVCVPLWILMSFLCLVVLYYIVWSMLFLRSIDIIAEQRRNYVTMAVSWMTIVVPLLTFEILLVHKLDDLNKLSYVSVFVPLWVSLITLMTTTFRQKGGNHWWFGIRKDFCLFLLELFPFLREYGNISYNLQNDDSEAFEEMPPAPEPLKIAPMFLRKEVEILPSPGRYFDPPPKLCIDIPD, encoded by the exons ATGAATCTGAGAGGACTGTTTCAGGATTTCAATGTCAG CAAGTTCCTCATATATGCCTCCTTGTTGTTGTTCTCCGTGCTGCTGGCGCTGAGGCTGGATAATGTTGTCCAGTGGAGCTGCTGGGTTGTTTTCACTCCCATCTGGCTGTGGAAGCTCATGGTTGTCATCGGTGCATCTGTTGGTACTGGTGTATGGGCTCACAATCCACGGTACAG agcggAGGGCGAGACCTGTGTGGAATTCAAGGCCATGCTGATAGCAGTGGGCATCCACATTCTTCTGCTGATGTTTGAAGTGCTGGTGTGTGACAGGATTGAGAGGATATCTGGCTCCTCTCAGTCCTGGCTTCTCGTCTTCATGCCCCTCTTCTTCGTCTCCCCCCTGTCAGTGGCTGCCTGTGTGTGGGGATTCCGCCATGACCGGTCCCTGGAG ctggagaTTATGTGCTCAGTCAATATTCTCCAGTTTATTTTCATTGCCTTGCGTCTGGACGAGATCATCAGCTGGTCCTGGCAG gtagtgtgtgtgcctCTGTGGATTCTCATGTCGTTCCTGTGCCTGGTGGTGCTCTACTATATTGTCTGGTCCATGCTATTTCTCCGTTCCATTGACATCATCGCAGAGCAGCGTCGTAATTATGTCACCATGGCTGTGAGCTGGATGACCATCGTGGTGCCACTCCTCACCTTTGAG ATCCTGCTGGTCCATAAGCTGGATGACCTTAACAAGTTGAGCTATGTGTCAGTGTTTGTGCCTTTGTGGGTCTCGTTGATCACTCTCATGACCACCACCTTCAGACAAAAGGGCGGGAATCACT GGTGGTTTGGTATCCGCAAAgacttctgtctctttctgcttGAGCTCTTCCCTTTCCTGCGAGAGTACGGAAACATTTCCTACAACTTGCAGAATGACGACTCTGAGGCATTCGAGGAGATGCCTCCTGCACCTGAACCTCTGAAAATCGCCCCCATGTTCCTCCGGAAAGAGGTGGAAATTCTGCCAAGTCCTGGGAGATATTTTGACCCTCCTCCTAAACTGTGCATAGACATACCTGACTAA